A genomic stretch from uncultured Pseudodesulfovibrio sp. includes:
- the zapA gene encoding cell division protein ZapA has translation MPRYTLTLLGLEISFKTDADNPRIEAAQAFIENKHKELVAGAGDISKEKLLTYLLLSLADDYLVATDKLQRLEEKIEEILEKTS, from the coding sequence ATGCCACGATACACGTTGACTCTGCTGGGACTCGAAATATCCTTCAAGACAGATGCGGATAACCCCCGCATTGAGGCCGCCCAGGCGTTTATTGAAAACAAGCACAAGGAGCTTGTTGCCGGAGCCGGTGACATCAGCAAAGAAAAACTGCTGACCTATCTGCTCCTCAGCTTGGCGGACGACTACCTAGTCGCCACAGACAAACTGCAGCGGCTGGAAGAGAAGATTGAAGAGATTTTGGAAAAGACCTCATAG
- the glmU gene encoding bifunctional UDP-N-acetylglucosamine diphosphorylase/glucosamine-1-phosphate N-acetyltransferase GlmU, which yields MPNTKITALVLAAGKGTRMHSAKAKVLQTLLNEPMLYYVYAALKPIMQENILTVVGHDAQGVEAAFPDRADRFITQDNQLGTGHALQVSWDAVKKTGATHCLVINGDTPLVTVEALDRLTNVVGCCDIAFMTITPRDTGAFGRVVRDTERRIIAIVEAKDYDLNVHGSVTGEVNAGVYLLKVDTIGPLISRLENTNNSGEYYITDLVKLAVSEGLTVDGVQCGDDISLMGINSPRELITAENTLRRQIVDDHLDSGVLIHNPDTVILGPKVTVEPGAEIFGHCEIYGTSTVKAGARLGSYNYILDSTFEDGCDVRQFNHIEGATVGEGCWVGPYARLRPGAIMKKDARIGNFVEMKKATLGEGAKANHLTYLGDTEVGAKANIGAGTITCNYDGKNKFTTTIGEGAFIGSNTALVAPVTIGKDALVGAGSTITKDVPEGQGAVARGRQVNIKRRLKKS from the coding sequence ATGCCGAATACAAAAATAACCGCTCTGGTCCTGGCCGCAGGCAAGGGAACGCGCATGCATTCGGCCAAGGCCAAAGTGCTGCAGACGCTTTTGAACGAGCCGATGCTCTACTATGTCTATGCCGCGCTCAAACCGATCATGCAGGAAAACATCCTGACTGTGGTCGGACACGACGCACAAGGTGTGGAAGCCGCATTCCCGGACAGAGCCGACCGATTCATCACACAGGACAATCAGCTTGGGACAGGTCATGCGCTGCAAGTATCCTGGGATGCGGTCAAAAAGACTGGAGCCACTCACTGCCTCGTCATCAACGGCGATACGCCGTTGGTCACAGTCGAGGCATTGGACCGACTGACCAATGTTGTCGGGTGCTGCGATATCGCATTCATGACCATCACTCCACGCGATACCGGCGCATTTGGTCGCGTAGTACGTGACACCGAGCGCAGGATTATAGCTATCGTGGAAGCCAAGGATTATGATTTGAATGTCCACGGCTCGGTTACGGGCGAAGTCAACGCCGGAGTCTATTTGCTCAAGGTGGACACAATCGGACCGTTGATATCTCGATTGGAAAACACCAACAATTCAGGCGAATACTACATCACCGATCTGGTCAAACTGGCTGTAAGTGAAGGGTTGACCGTCGACGGAGTCCAATGCGGTGATGACATCAGCCTCATGGGCATCAATTCGCCTCGGGAACTGATAACCGCAGAAAACACCCTGCGCCGCCAGATAGTGGACGACCACCTGGACTCCGGCGTGCTTATTCACAACCCTGACACCGTGATCCTCGGCCCCAAGGTGACAGTTGAACCTGGAGCGGAGATCTTCGGACACTGCGAAATTTATGGCACGTCCACAGTCAAGGCAGGAGCGCGGCTGGGATCATACAACTACATCCTCGACTCAACCTTCGAAGACGGATGCGATGTACGTCAGTTCAACCACATCGAAGGTGCGACTGTTGGCGAAGGATGCTGGGTGGGACCATACGCCCGACTGCGGCCCGGAGCGATCATGAAGAAGGACGCTCGCATAGGCAATTTCGTCGAGATGAAAAAGGCCACTCTGGGCGAAGGTGCCAAGGCCAACCATCTGACATATTTGGGTGATACCGAAGTCGGTGCCAAAGCCAACATCGGGGCCGGAACCATCACCTGCAATTACGACGGCAAGAACAAATTCACTACCACTATCGGAGAAGGGGCGTTCATCGGTTCCAACACCGCTCTGGTAGCTCCGGTCACCATCGGAAAAGACGCTCTTGTAGGCGCCGGATCAACTATCACGAAAGACGTGCCGGAAGGTCAGGGAGCTGTCGCCCGAGGCAGACAGGTAAACATAAAACGCAGACTCAAGAAGTCTTGA
- the rny gene encoding ribonuclease Y, with translation MLTEIAMIGGGLAVGLGTGFILFKYISDKQVSDSRGLAERIISEARKESEALKKETRLQAQDEIFSQKKELEREFKDRENQLKNEEKRLHSKEERLDTKREKVADKEAQAMELEKQLIKQEKQLVELEEDLERKADEHERKLQEISGLTVEEARENLLNEIESRTRHEAAKMIRNIEMEAKEAASKKAKEILSLALQRYAGDYAGEQTVTAVALPSEDMKGRIIGREGRNIRALEAATGVDLIIDDTPETVVLSAFSPLKREVAKQALERLIHDGRIHPARIEEIVRKVEGEMDTKLKEIGEQATFDVGVHGIHPEVINLLGRLHYRTSFSQNVLQHSMEVAFLCGVMAAELGLNEKEAKRAGLLHDIGKAVDHEIEGPHAIIGADLAKKHGESKEIIHAIAAHHEDTPPMSILANLVQAADSLSGARPGARKELLENYVKRLEELEGLATGFEGVQKAYAIQAGREIRVMVDSDKVGDENTYVLCKDIAEKIENNMTYPGQIRVTVIREKRAVGYAK, from the coding sequence ATGTTAACCGAAATCGCCATGATCGGTGGAGGGCTGGCAGTTGGTCTTGGAACCGGCTTCATCCTCTTCAAATATATATCCGACAAGCAGGTTTCAGACTCCAGAGGCCTCGCGGAACGCATTATCTCCGAAGCCAGAAAAGAGAGCGAGGCTCTGAAAAAGGAAACTCGTCTCCAGGCTCAGGATGAAATTTTTAGTCAGAAAAAAGAGTTGGAGCGGGAATTCAAAGACCGTGAAAACCAACTCAAAAACGAAGAGAAACGACTCCATTCCAAAGAAGAACGGCTGGACACAAAACGTGAAAAGGTCGCAGACAAGGAAGCGCAGGCCATGGAGCTGGAGAAGCAGCTCATCAAACAGGAAAAACAGCTCGTAGAGCTTGAGGAAGACCTGGAGCGCAAAGCGGACGAACACGAACGCAAGCTTCAGGAAATCTCCGGCCTGACTGTCGAAGAAGCACGAGAAAACCTCCTCAACGAGATTGAATCCCGCACCCGCCATGAAGCCGCAAAAATGATCCGCAACATAGAGATGGAAGCCAAAGAGGCTGCCAGCAAGAAGGCCAAGGAAATTCTCTCCCTTGCCCTGCAGCGCTATGCAGGAGATTATGCGGGTGAGCAGACGGTCACCGCTGTAGCCCTGCCTTCCGAAGACATGAAGGGGCGTATCATCGGCCGTGAAGGGCGCAACATTCGTGCTCTGGAAGCGGCAACCGGCGTTGATCTCATCATCGATGATACTCCTGAAACCGTCGTCCTGTCCGCGTTCAGTCCGCTCAAACGCGAAGTCGCCAAGCAGGCACTTGAACGCCTCATCCACGACGGTCGCATTCATCCGGCCCGCATTGAAGAAATCGTGCGCAAAGTTGAAGGAGAAATGGACACCAAGCTCAAGGAAATCGGCGAACAGGCCACCTTTGACGTCGGTGTCCACGGCATTCACCCTGAGGTCATCAACCTTCTGGGTCGCTTGCACTACCGCACCAGTTTCTCTCAGAACGTCCTCCAGCACTCCATGGAAGTCGCCTTCCTGTGTGGTGTCATGGCCGCCGAACTGGGACTCAACGAGAAAGAAGCCAAGCGCGCAGGACTGCTGCACGACATAGGCAAGGCCGTGGACCACGAGATCGAAGGTCCGCACGCCATTATCGGCGCCGACCTGGCCAAGAAGCATGGCGAATCCAAAGAAATCATTCACGCCATCGCGGCTCACCACGAAGACACTCCGCCCATGTCCATCCTGGCCAATCTGGTCCAGGCTGCTGATTCCCTGTCCGGAGCACGTCCCGGCGCACGCAAGGAACTGCTTGAGAACTACGTCAAGCGCCTTGAGGAACTGGAAGGACTGGCAACCGGATTTGAAGGCGTTCAAAAAGCCTATGCCATCCAGGCCGGACGCGAAATACGCGTCATGGTCGACTCGGACAAGGTCGGCGACGAGAACACATATGTTCTCTGTAAGGATATTGCCGAAAAGATCGAGAACAACATGACATACCCCGGTCAGATCCGAGTAACGGTCATCCGGGAAAAACGAGCGGTCGGCTACGCGAAATAA
- a CDS encoding cell division protein ZapB, which produces MELVTQLEEKFNKLLNKINELKEDNQRLREEVEAERQTRHDIESRIDTLLEKIQNELE; this is translated from the coding sequence ATGGAACTTGTTACCCAACTTGAAGAAAAATTCAACAAATTGTTGAACAAGATCAATGAATTGAAAGAAGATAATCAGCGCTTGAGGGAGGAAGTCGAGGCCGAAAGACAAACGCGTCACGACATCGAATCTCGCATCGACACTTTGCTCGAGAAGATTCAGAACGAGCTGGAATGA